The genome window GGTGTCGCGCACCGACGCCGGGTCGAGTACGACCAGATCGGCGACGGCGCCGTCGCGGACCACGCCGCGGCCGGTGAGGCCGAACCGCCCGGCAGGCAGTCCGGTCATCTTGTGCACCGCACTCTCCAGCGGGAGCAGTTGCTCGTCGCGGCTGTAACGGCCGAGCACCCGGGCGAAACTCCCCGCCCAGCGCGGATGCGGCCGACCGGGTTTGGGGACGCCGTCCGAACCGATCATCGACAACGGGCTGGCGATCACCCGGCGGACGTCATCCTCTCGCATGGAATGGCTGATGATGGTCACTTCGCCCTGCTCGGCCAGCAGGAGATCGCAGGCCTGGTCGACCGGATGGACGCCGCGCTCGGCCGCGAGGTCGGCGATGCTGCGCCCCTCGGCCTCGGGGTGCGTCTGCGCGGCGGCCACCGAGATGAGGTCCCAGCCGCCGTTTCCCACGGTGTTCTCCCACCCCTCGACGCCCCGGGCGATGTCCGTCCTGATCCGGTCGCGCGTCTCGGGGCGGCGCAGCCGTTCCAGCAGGGCACCGACGCCGCCCTCACTCGCCCACGGGGGCAGCATGGCGTGCAGGACGGTGCTTCCCGCCGTGTACGGATAGACGTCGCACAGCACGTCCACGCCTTCGGCGCGGGCCCGTTCCAGCCGGGGCAGGGTGCGCAGTGTGGCGCCCCAGGCGTGCCGGCCCGCGGTCTTGTGGTGGGAGATCTGCAGCGGGGCGCCGGAGCGTACCGCGATCTCCAGCGCCTCCTCCAGGGCGGACTCCACCTGTGACATCTCGTCGCGCAGATGAGTGACGTAGGGCTTGCCGTGCCGGGCGGCGACCCCGGCCAGCGCGACGATCTCCTCGGTGTCGGCATAGGTGCCGGGAGGGTAGATCAACCCGGTGGACAGACCGGCCGCCCCCTGGGCCAGCGCCCGGTCCAGCAACGCGCACATGGCGTCCAGCTCGTCGGGCCGGGGCGGCCGGGCCTCGAAGCCCATCACTCCGGCGCGCAGCGTGCCGTGGCCGACCAGCGAGGCGATGTGGGTGTGGCGCAGAGCGGGGTCCTGTCCGGCGGCGAACGCGTCGAAGTCCACGGCGGGCCGCACCGGTCCGAGCCCGAACGTCACCCTGAGATGCTCGGCGAGCTCCGGCAGCCGCCCGGGGAGCGAGGGGAACAGACTGGTCCCGCAGTTGCCGCAGATCTCCGTGGTGACGCCCTGGAGCAGCGGAGCGAGGCGGAGGACGTCGATCGGCTCCGTGGCACCGCTGGCTCCGGGGGGCGCCGCGAGGGCGTCGGAGTGCGTGTGCACGTCGATGAAGCCGGGTGCGACGACCCGCCCGGTCACGTCCAGGGTCTCGACGGCCGAGACAGGGGCGCCGACGGGGAGCACGGCGATCCGCCCGTCCACCACCGCGATGTCCGCTTCCCGGGCGGGTGCGCCGGTTCCGTCCACGAGCGTGCCGCCGCGCAGCAGCAGATCGAGGGGGCGGCCCATCACAGCACCGTCGACAGGAAGGCCCGCGTGCGGTCGTGCCGCGGGTCGGTGAACAACAGGTCGGGGCTCCCGGCCTCGACGACGGCACCCCGGTCCATGAACAGGACCCGGTCGGCGACCTCGCGGGCGAAGCCCATCTCGTGGGTGACCACGACCATCGTCATGCCGCTGCGGGCCAGGTCGCGCATGACGCCGAGCACTTCGCCGACGAGTTCGGGATCGAGGGCGGAGGTGGGTTCGTCGAAGAGCATGAGGGCGGGTTCCATGGCCAGTGCGCGGGCGATCGCCACGCGCTGCTGCTGTCCGCCGGACAGCTGCCCCGGGTAGTGGTCCGCCCGGTCCGCGAGACCGACATCGGCCAGCAGCTTGCGGGCCTGCTTCTCGGCCTGCGCACGCGGCCGTCCCTTGACGGCGACCGGACCCTCCATCACGTTCTGCACCGCTGTGCGGTGCGGGAACAGGTGGAACCGCTGGAACACCATGCCGATCCGCTCGCGTTGGCGCCGCACGTCCCGGGCGCGCCGCTCGCGCAGCACCCGGCCGGACGGGCCGTGCTGTTCGTAGCCGACCAGCTCACCGTCCATCCACACCCGCCCCGCGTCGATCCGCTCAAGGTGGTTGAAGCAACGCAGCAGCGTGGACTTCCCGGACCCGGAGGGGCCGATGACACAGAGCACCTCACCGCTGCGGACATCGAGGTCGATGCCCTTCAGCACCTCGGTGTCACCGAATCGTTTGCGAACCCCGCGGGCCCTGAGGATCACGTCGTTCATGCCGCTGCTCCCTTCTTGGCGCGTCCGGGCAGGAGATTGGCCAGGATCCTGCTCCGCAGCACGGGAGCGGTACCGGGGCTGTAGCGTCGCTCGACGGCGTGCTGGCCGATGCTGGCGATCGTGGTGAGCACGAGATACCAGATCGAGGCCACCAGGAGCAGTGCGACCACTTCGAAGTTGGCGAGATAGAGGTGCTGGGAGACGGTCATCAGATCGGCGCCGGCGATGACCGAGACCAGCGAGGTCGTCTTGAGCATGGAGATGAACTGGTTTCCGAATGGCGGGATGATGACTCGCATCGCCTGCGGCAGGATGATCCGGGACAGGATCTGGCGGTTCGACATCCCGATGGAGGCTCCCGCCTCGCGCTGGCCGGGATCCACGCTCTGAATGCCGGCCCGCACGATCTCGGCCATGTAGGCGCCCTCGTTGATGGAGAGACCCAGGAGCGCGGCCACGAATCCGGTGATCACCTGGTTGGACTGCCAGCTGATGAGTTTGGGGCCGTCGAACGGGATTCCGATGCTGATCACGGGGAACAGCAGGGCCAGGTTGAACCAGAAGATGAGCTGGACCAGCAGCGGGGTGCCCCGGAAGAACCAGGTGTAGGCACCGGCGGTGAGACGCAGGACGGGGCTGTCGGACAGCTGCATCACCGCGATGACGACCCCGATGGCGATGCCGAGAGCCATCGAGACGAGGGTGAGCTGAATGGTCACCCCGAGGCCCTTGAGGATCACGCCGTCGAACTGGTACTTGGCGACGATGTCCCAGTGAAGGTTGGGATTGACGATGATGGTGTAGGCGAGCCACACCGCGAACAGGGTGGCGGCGAGGACCGCGAGCCAGCGCCCCGGACGCGGGCGTCCGGTCACCTGGAGGGAGAGATCGTCCTCCTGCGGCGTCCCGTCGGCGGGGGTGGCATCCGGCGCCCGGCCGAGGGAGGCGCCGGATATTTTCTGGTGGTTCATGTCTGTTCTCACTGCCCGTCGTTGACGGTGGCCTCGGGCACGGCGCTGTCGCCGACTTGCCAGGTGTCGAGGATCTTCTTGTAGTCGCCGTTGTCGATGAGTTCCTGCAGGGCCTTGTGGACGGCGTCGCGCAGTCCGCCCTGGCTCTTCGCGGACGCGATGCCCCAGGGGGCGGTGCCGTACTGCTCCGGCAGCACCTCGTACGCGCTGCTCTTCTTGGTGAACATCTTGGCGACGGGATAGTCGACGATGGTCGCGACCGCGCGTCCGCTGTCCAGTTGCAGCAGCCCGGTCGGTGCGTCCTCGCTCTGCGAGATCCGCATCTTCTCCTGGCACTTGGCGTTCTGTTCCTCGCCGATGTGGAGGTTGGAGCTGCCCTTGGCGAGGACGACGGTCTTTCCGCAGAGGTCCGCGAGGGACTTGATGCCCTGCGGGTTGCCCTGCTTCGTCATGATGACGCCGCCGGTGCGGAAGTAGTCGACGAAGTCGACTGCCTGGCGCCGCTGCGCACTGTCGGTCATGGACGACATGACCAGGTCGAACCGTCCGGACTCCAGACCGGGGATCAGTCCGTCGAAGGCGGCATTGGTGAGTTCCAGCTTCAGCTTGAGCCGCGCGGCGAGGGCCTTGGCCAGATCGGGGTCGACACCGGTGAGCCGGGTGGTGCCGGGCTCGTACATCTCCATCGGCGGGTAGCCGACCGCGGTGGCCACCCGGAGCACACCCTTCTGCCGGTGCTGAGCGGGCAGCAGCTCGGCCGCGGTCCGGCCGGAGGTGGCCTGTGACGCGGCCCCGGACGGGGCGTCGCCCTGACCGGAGCGCCCACAGGCGGTGGCCGCGAGAGCCACCACGGCCAGGGCTGCCAGACAGCGCAGAGAACGGGGACGATTCATCGGATTCTCCCTCACGGGGTGGCGGTGCGCCGATGCTGGCAGTCGCGCCCCGGTGAATGGAAGATGATGAAGCTATTCATGCCTGACCATCGAAATCTGTACGGGTCCGAGTCCGACGGCTGAGAGAGGCCCGTCGATGGACGAGTTCGGGCCGCTCCCTTCGCCTTCGGAAGGTCGTCAACCGGGCGAATGCGGCCTGAGCTGCCATGTGCCGCGAGCCGGTTGCA of Streptomyces sp. NBC_01363 contains these proteins:
- a CDS encoding amidohydrolase family protein translates to MGRPLDLLLRGGTLVDGTGAPAREADIAVVDGRIAVLPVGAPVSAVETLDVTGRVVAPGFIDVHTHSDALAAPPGASGATEPIDVLRLAPLLQGVTTEICGNCGTSLFPSLPGRLPELAEHLRVTFGLGPVRPAVDFDAFAAGQDPALRHTHIASLVGHGTLRAGVMGFEARPPRPDELDAMCALLDRALAQGAAGLSTGLIYPPGTYADTEEIVALAGVAARHGKPYVTHLRDEMSQVESALEEALEIAVRSGAPLQISHHKTAGRHAWGATLRTLPRLERARAEGVDVLCDVYPYTAGSTVLHAMLPPWASEGGVGALLERLRRPETRDRIRTDIARGVEGWENTVGNGGWDLISVAAAQTHPEAEGRSIADLAAERGVHPVDQACDLLLAEQGEVTIISHSMREDDVRRVIASPLSMIGSDGVPKPGRPHPRWAGSFARVLGRYSRDEQLLPLESAVHKMTGLPAGRFGLTGRGVVRDGAVADLVVLDPASVRDTADFDRPLLAPEGIDTVVVSGRIAARDGRPTSARAGEVVRIR
- a CDS encoding amino acid ABC transporter ATP-binding protein encodes the protein MNDVILRARGVRKRFGDTEVLKGIDLDVRSGEVLCVIGPSGSGKSTLLRCFNHLERIDAGRVWMDGELVGYEQHGPSGRVLRERRARDVRRQRERIGMVFQRFHLFPHRTAVQNVMEGPVAVKGRPRAQAEKQARKLLADVGLADRADHYPGQLSGGQQQRVAIARALAMEPALMLFDEPTSALDPELVGEVLGVMRDLARSGMTMVVVTHEMGFAREVADRVLFMDRGAVVEAGSPDLLFTDPRHDRTRAFLSTVL
- a CDS encoding amino acid ABC transporter permease yields the protein MNHQKISGASLGRAPDATPADGTPQEDDLSLQVTGRPRPGRWLAVLAATLFAVWLAYTIIVNPNLHWDIVAKYQFDGVILKGLGVTIQLTLVSMALGIAIGVVIAVMQLSDSPVLRLTAGAYTWFFRGTPLLVQLIFWFNLALLFPVISIGIPFDGPKLISWQSNQVITGFVAALLGLSINEGAYMAEIVRAGIQSVDPGQREAGASIGMSNRQILSRIILPQAMRVIIPPFGNQFISMLKTTSLVSVIAGADLMTVSQHLYLANFEVVALLLVASIWYLVLTTIASIGQHAVERRYSPGTAPVLRSRILANLLPGRAKKGAAA
- a CDS encoding ABC transporter substrate-binding protein, with translation MNRPRSLRCLAALAVVALAATACGRSGQGDAPSGAASQATSGRTAAELLPAQHRQKGVLRVATAVGYPPMEMYEPGTTRLTGVDPDLAKALAARLKLKLELTNAAFDGLIPGLESGRFDLVMSSMTDSAQRRQAVDFVDYFRTGGVIMTKQGNPQGIKSLADLCGKTVVLAKGSSNLHIGEEQNAKCQEKMRISQSEDAPTGLLQLDSGRAVATIVDYPVAKMFTKKSSAYEVLPEQYGTAPWGIASAKSQGGLRDAVHKALQELIDNGDYKKILDTWQVGDSAVPEATVNDGQ